The genomic interval TTCCAACTCGCGTCAGCGCGCCGGGCAACACACGAACTCGTTCGTCATCAACATTCTCGCCGCGTAGCAATTGGAACGTACGCAGTGACACACATTGAGACTGAATGCCGCCACTGGTCCATACAGGTGTGGTGCTGTACTGAAATCGTTCTTGCGCGATGAAATCCCGTGGCGATGCAGTGATACGCCCCCGCAACTTGCCACGATCCTCTTGGCTCATCTCCGAAACCACGTACGGTGGGTCGCTGGACACGGCAAAAGCGGGACGCACGATCAGATCATCCAAGTGATCCAAGACGTATTTACGATCTTTGTCGTCACCACACCAATAGACCTTGGCGCTTTTCAGCGTCAGCGGCTCGCTAAAGAAGTATTGGTTCGCGGCGTCCAAATAAGCCATCAACGCGGGCGTCTGAACAAGTACGCTGCCCAGAGTATTGACCACCGCGACTTGCTGATTGCGAACGCAACGCAGCATTCCGGAGACACCCGAGCTGGAATCGGGTGCCAACTCCAGGGGATCGCAACTACGATCACTGACGTGTCGCCACACGACCTGTAGCGGCAACAGCCCGCCCAGCGTCTTGAGGTTCAATTGCCCGCCACGGACGGCCAAATCAGATCCCTGGACCAACATCATGCCGAGGTAACGTGCCAAGTAGGCGTCTTCAAACTCTCGGTAGCTCGCTCCCGGCGGTGTCATCAACACGACACGAGGATTGTCTCGCTGTGTCTTTGCTTGAGATCGCAGATGCTCTCGTAGTGATTCAAAAAACGATGCGCATCGCAGTGTCTTGCAACTGCGAATCAGTTGCGGGAACACACGACTGGTGACGATGCGGTTTTCTAACAGATACCCGAGGCCGCTGGGCGCACGAGTCCGATCGCCCGTCACGATCCACTGACCGTCGGACCGCCTGGCCAAGTCTGTCGCCGTCAGGTGCAGCTTTTGACTGTTTCTGTCCAACTCATGATAGGTTCGATAGAAGTTTGGGTTCTCCCACAGCAATCGCCCTGGCAAGATCCCCTCACGAATCAATCGTTGCGGCCCGAGCAAATCTTGCAGGATGGTTTCCAACAAGATCGTGCGTTGTGCCAGACCTGCACTGAGGTCTTGCCACTGTCTGGGCTCGAAAACCATCGGGATTGGAGAAACCTGCCAGGGACGACTCGACCCAGCTTTCTTTTCCCCATCATCGACTCGAAAGGTGGTTCCATTCTCTCGAACCAAGCGTTCCATCGTCGCGGAGCATTCGGTGAGGCCTGCCGCACCGAGTTGCTGGAGTTGCGATTTGAGAAAACGCCAATGTGGACGCGTTGTTCCATCTGGGAACAGCATCTCGTCAAATCGATCGCCGCTGCTGCGATACGACTGCCAGATCGAAGCCGTTTCAATCGCAGTATTCAATAGCTCAGACCAATAGGGGAAACTCGCATTTTGGCTCCGCATCGAGGCGGCCGACTGAGCATTGTTTTAACACACAATTATCGCACGTGAACGTATGGAGGCTTGAGCCTTTCTACCGATATTTTCGGTCTAAACGATCGATCCGTGCCCCACTGCTGGGATGACGAAGCGACTGCCCCGGGGTATTGCATCAGCCGCAGTGGCGTTAGCTCGGATTATTCATCAGCCGAAACGAGATAGCGTCCGGTTCGCAAGGACAGGCGTAGGAACCGGACGCTATCGCGTGGCGGCTGATGTGCGTGGACTGTTTTCGTACCAACCCGCAAAAGCCGTTTTGTGCAAACCTGTTGCAAAGACTGTAGTCGGTCGCGTGAATAATCCGCGCCTAGCGGGCTGTTGATTGAGTGAGCCGCGACGCGTAAGCGGCCGGGCCTACCGCACTGCCCGGTGCCTTACGGCCCACGGCTCACTGTTGCGCTGTCTCGGCCTACTGGTTTTGCAAACTCCGGGCTACCATCCTCGTCTCATGTCAAAGGTAATTGGATACTCGTCCGGCGTGGAAAGGGGAACCGGTAAATCGGGAACGGCCAGCCGCCCCCCGGTAGCCGTTCCCGCATGAAAACGCGTCGCCCGTCGCGACTCCGCTTCGTTCGCATTGATCGGAAAAATCTCGTGCGCTCGCCCTGATGGGTCTGCGGTGAAATACCGACAGCCGCCCATCGAGTACTCCGTCCGACGATCCACCAAGTCGAACTGCAACGGCACATGCACGCCGATCATCGGGTGCAAACAACGCGGTGGCTGCCAAGCTCTGTACTTGATTCCGGCGACGAAACGTCCGGCGACTCCGGTCGGGTGCATTGGGACACGCCGACCGTTGCACAACACGGCGTGACGCTTGGGGTCCATGCCATCGACGCAAACCTGCAATCGTTCCATCGAGGAATCGACAAATCGTGCGGTGCCGCCACCGGCCGGTTCTTCGCCCATCAGATACCAAGGTTCGATCGCCGTTCGGATTTCCAAACTCACGCTGCCGCACTGTATCCCTCCGATTTTCGGAAAGCGAAACTCGTGATGCGGCACAAACCATTCCGGTTTCATCGGCACGCCGTTCTGCTTCAACTCCTGGATCAAGTCACACAAATCCGTCCAGACAAAATGCGGCAACAAGAATCGATCGTAGAGCGATGTCCCCCAGCGAGTCAGCGTTCGCGTGTACGGCCGCTGCCAAAACGCGGCGACGATCGAGCGAATCAATAGTTGTTGCGACAAGTTGACTCGAGCGCTCGGTGGCATTTCGAACCCACGCAACTCGACCAAGCCCAATCGGCCGGTGCTGGAGTCCGGCGAAAACATCTTGTCGATGCAAATCTCCGCG from Stieleria varia carries:
- a CDS encoding circularly permuted type 2 ATP-grasp protein translates to MNTAIETASIWQSYRSSGDRFDEMLFPDGTTRPHWRFLKSQLQQLGAAGLTECSATMERLVRENGTTFRVDDGEKKAGSSRPWQVSPIPMVFEPRQWQDLSAGLAQRTILLETILQDLLGPQRLIREGILPGRLLWENPNFYRTYHELDRNSQKLHLTATDLARRSDGQWIVTGDRTRAPSGLGYLLENRIVTSRVFPQLIRSCKTLRCASFFESLREHLRSQAKTQRDNPRVVLMTPPGASYREFEDAYLARYLGMMLVQGSDLAVRGGQLNLKTLGGLLPLQVVWRHVSDRSCDPLELAPDSSSGVSGMLRCVRNQQVAVVNTLGSVLVQTPALMAYLDAANQYFFSEPLTLKSAKVYWCGDDKDRKYVLDHLDDLIVRPAFAVSSDPPYVVSEMSQEDRGKLRGRITASPRDFIAQERFQYSTTPVWTSGGIQSQCVSLRTFQLLRGENVDDERVRVLPGALTRVGKDDLELAWSPVSGNMTQDCWVMSEKPVEHQITLLKESHGSIQIRRAGDELPSRVAEHLYWLGRYSERAEALARLLRTTLDRISGEDEIKSVSEIPRLVYALASMGQVEPSFALESFAANLPELEIVLPRSITDVDQPRGLQRTMQSVVHNATAVRDRLSMDAYRIVQRAQRELNAPLGPDNIGQAIERMGTLIVDLLSFAGIVTEGFVRTHAWQFLELGRRIERADHTADLLLTMLCPATPNGSRIHEAVLQVTDSSMTYRSRYLNLVRLAPVIDLVAVDETNPRSIRYQLDEIVQLLKRLPSGEQEIGPGPDERIAMNMHHQLIMAEPHHLCHLSESGELDRLRALMTMVKEEIPKLAQAVNARYLIHTQTVQQITGAR